In Rubrobacter radiotolerans DSM 5868, a genomic segment contains:
- a CDS encoding GH1 family beta-glucosidase: protein MDFPEGFLWGAATASYQIEGAADEDGRAPSIWDTFSHTPGKVYRGDTGDVACDHYHRLDEDLDLMADLGLKAYRFSVAWPRIQPDGRGPVNEKGLDFYRRLVSGLRERGIEPMLTLYHWDLPQALEDRGGWTVRETAERFAEYAGLVYEALADEVAFWITLNEPWVASWFGHEAGVHAPGRKSTEEALLATHHLLLGHGLALERMRDGGREGNRLGVTLSLSPVSPSRDRDAEAARRTDGNVNRLYLDPLFRGEYPPDMAEHYRKTSDFGFVRDGDLQRISAPVDFLGVNYYMRHTVREDGSEKADFPSVGARIVIPHDARRTAMGWPVDAGGLTELLVRLHEEYGVGRIYVTESGIAVHDYAAPDGEVRDGERIEYLDSHFRAAREAMSRGVDLRGYMVWSLLDNFEWAEGYSKRFGLVYVDYPTGKRTPKASARWYREVIERNGLEDGTETAGGERS, encoded by the coding sequence ATGGACTTCCCCGAGGGGTTCCTGTGGGGCGCGGCGACCGCGTCGTACCAGATCGAGGGCGCGGCCGATGAGGACGGACGCGCGCCGTCGATCTGGGACACCTTCAGCCACACGCCCGGAAAGGTCTACCGGGGCGACACGGGCGACGTTGCCTGTGACCACTACCATCGTCTCGACGAGGACCTCGACCTCATGGCCGACCTCGGCCTGAAGGCGTACCGCTTCTCCGTAGCCTGGCCGCGCATCCAGCCCGACGGGCGTGGTCCCGTGAACGAGAAGGGACTCGACTTCTACCGGCGGCTCGTGAGCGGCCTGCGCGAGCGCGGCATCGAGCCGATGCTCACGCTGTATCACTGGGACCTTCCGCAGGCCCTCGAAGACCGGGGCGGCTGGACGGTCCGGGAGACGGCAGAGCGCTTCGCCGAGTACGCCGGTCTCGTCTACGAGGCGCTCGCCGACGAGGTGGCGTTCTGGATCACCCTCAACGAACCCTGGGTCGCCTCCTGGTTCGGCCACGAGGCCGGGGTCCACGCCCCGGGCCGCAAGAGCACCGAAGAGGCCCTCCTTGCAACGCACCACCTCCTTCTCGGGCACGGCCTCGCCCTGGAGCGGATGCGCGACGGCGGCCGGGAGGGGAACCGGCTCGGGGTAACGCTCAGCCTCTCGCCCGTGAGCCCTTCAAGAGACCGCGACGCCGAGGCCGCCCGCAGGACCGACGGCAACGTCAACCGTCTCTACCTCGACCCGCTCTTCCGGGGCGAGTACCCCCCCGACATGGCGGAGCACTACCGAAAGACGAGCGACTTCGGCTTTGTCCGGGACGGGGACCTCCAGAGGATCAGCGCCCCCGTGGACTTCCTCGGGGTCAACTACTACATGCGCCACACCGTCCGGGAGGACGGTTCGGAGAAGGCCGACTTCCCGAGCGTCGGGGCGAGGATCGTTATCCCCCACGACGCGAGGAGGACCGCGATGGGCTGGCCGGTCGACGCGGGAGGTCTGACGGAGCTTCTCGTCCGGCTTCACGAGGAGTACGGGGTGGGGCGGATCTACGTAACCGAGAGCGGCATCGCCGTACACGACTACGCCGCTCCGGACGGCGAGGTCCGCGATGGGGAGCGCATCGAGTACCTCGACTCGCACTTCCGCGCGGCGCGGGAGGCGATGTCCCGGGGCGTGGACCTCCGGGGCTACATGGTCTGGTCGCTCCTCGACAACTTCGAGTGGGCCGAGGGCTACTCGAAGCGCTTCGGACTCGTCTACGTCGACTACCCGACCGGCAAGCGCACCCCGAAGGCGAGCGCCCGCTGGTACCGGGAGGTCATCGAGAGAAACGGCCTCGAAGACGGAACAGAGACCGCCGGAGGCGAACGCTCTTGA